Sequence from the Ochrobactrum vermis genome:
GACCTCTACAAGCCGTATCACCATGCGCTTGATGCACTGCTTCAGTCCACGCGCGAGCATTTTGGTTATGCGGTTCTGATCGACTGCCACTCGATGCCGGGAGGAGTGCGTCCCGGTGAGGTCGGCTCGCGGCCAGATTTCATTGTTGGTGACCGTTTTGGTCGGTCGTGCAGTGAGAGGCTCACGCACGCCGCCATCGATCTGTTGCAGAATCTGGGCTACACCGTTGCGCACAACAAGCCCTATGCAGGTGGATTCATTACCGAGCATTACGGAAGGCCCGCCATGGCCTGCCATGCACTGCAGATAGAAATCAATCGCAGTATCTACGTGAACGAGCAGAGCCTGCATAAGCTTGCGGGTTTCGAGGCGCTCTGTGCCGATCTGCATGGATTTTTGAGCGATCTGACATCCTTGCCGGATGATCTGTTTATCGCGCCGCCTCTGGCTGCAGAGTAACTCGCCTCGTCGAGTACGTTTCTCAGATAAAAAGAACCGCGCCCGAACGATACGAGCGCGGTCAAAGACTAGGGAGGAAATGCCCCGAAAGGCATCGACAGGAAAACCTGTCTGGGATTTAAGTTACGTCTGAATGTCATTAACGTCAAGAAAATGCGCATATTTTTTGAGCGAATTTCAATATGCTCATTATGTAGGCAAAATTAGCATGGTTTGCACAAGGATGCGCCATGTCTTGGAAACAGGAGTTCGGGGTTGCTGATCGACAAGGCATTTTTTTCCGAAGTGGCTGCTGCAGCGGCTGCTGAAACGCTTCCGCGTTTTCGTCAGCTGACGGAAATAGACAACAAATATAGCGTAGGTTTCGATCCGGTGACCGAAGCGGACCGTGCGGCGGAACGTGCGATTCGGGCGGTTATTGCTGGTGCCTTTCCCAACCATGGTATTCTTGGGGAAGAATATGGGCCGGAGAATATCGACCGCAGCCATGTCTGGGTCATCGATCCCATTGACGGAACCCGTGCCTTCATTTCCGGACTGCCGGTTTGGGGCACGCTTGTGGGCCTGACCATCGATGGGGATGCCAAGGCGGGAATGATGTCGCAACCCTTCACGGGGGAATTGTTCTACAGCGACGGTAATGGCGCCTATCTCGTGCGTGGCGGCGGGGAGGGCACGCCGCGCCGTCTGTCCGTGCGCAAGAATGCCGCTCTGGCCGATGCGACAATGTTCACAACGACACCCGCCCTTTTCAAAGGGGAAAGCCGCAAGGGATTTGACCGTCTGGAAGGCGCTGTGCGGCTGTCGCGTTATGGAGTTGATTGCTATGCCTTCGCCATGCTGGCAAGCGGGTTTGCTGATATCGTGGTTGAAGCCGGTCTGCAGCCTTATGACATCGTCGCTCTCATTCCGCTGATCGAGCAGGCCGGTGGTGTGGTGACGCAACGCGATGGCAGTCCGGCGGAAAAGGGTGGTGATGTTGTCGCCGCAGCTTCACCCGAATTGCACAGGGCAGTTCTCGATCTTTTGAACGGTTGATCAGATGCCGGAGATCGCAGGCTCAATGGTCTCCGGCATGGTTTCAACTTCCGAAGAACCGGGAATGAACGCATCGAAGGCGGCCCAGAGCTGCTCACGATAAAAGTCGACTTCCTGAAGCATTTCATGACGGGCGCCGGTAATCGTCGTCAGCGAGATATTGCGCGTGCGCGCCACGAAGCGCTCGATCACCGACGTGGAAACCACACGATCCGCTCCAGCGGCAATGATGAGGACCGGTACTGTCGGTCCTTTGTAAAAATCCGGCTGATTGATGCGGCGTGCTGTTTCGAGCGCGCTCCAGAGCCAGCGGGCAGTCGGGCCGCCAAGTGCAAGATCCGGGTGAAGGCGTGGAATTTCCATATTCCGCATGAAGCGAGCCGGGTCACTGGTCAGCGGATTTCCTGCAAAGGGTCGCGAAGCCAGTCTGCGGCCGCCGGAGGCGTAAACCTGGCCGAGGCCAAGCCATCGAAAGGCGGATGCGATGCGGCGTACATTGTCGTCGCTGAGCCTTTGACCATCAAGCCCCATGAAGGGCGCACAAAGCACCATGCGACTGATGCGCGATGTCAGTCTGCCCATCGCGGAAAGTGCTACAAGCGCACCGGCAGAATGACCGAGAATGTAGAAGGGCGGGGGACAGTCGGGCAAAGCGACCTGATCAAGGATGAGGTCGAGATCATCGCAATAATCGTCGAAATTGCGAACGTAACCGCGCTGACGATCTTTCAGCAGCCGGTGTGAGCCGCCCTGTCCGCGCCAGTCGAAAGTCACGACCGTGAAACCGCGTGCGCTCAGATCGGTCATGGTTTCGAAGTATTTTTCGATGAATTCGTTGCGCCCCTGGAGCAGGACCACTGTTCCCCGTATCGGCCTCGTTTCGGCTTTCAGAATGGCATAGCGCAGGGTTTTGCCGCCCTTCGCTTCAAGCAGCCCAGCCTTTATCCCATGCGGGTTCGGGTTCGCATCGGTTTCGAAAAGCAGTTCCGACATCCGATTGCGGGCCTTTCTGTTTCAGGTTGGGATATTTGCTGCCAGTATAATGGGGCAATTGATGATAAAAAGTAACCGGAAGTTCGAGAACGAACTTCCGGCTCAAAGAACAGCCGATGCAAGGGACGTTACGCCGGCTGGCCTATCGAAAAAATCTGAAGAAAGAAGTGTTCAGTATCCGCCAGGGCGGCGCTCGCCGACGATGCGGCCTGAATAGGCATCGACCATGACGATGACGCGACGACCGTTCGGTCTTGTGGCCCGTACGAAATAGGTGTCGCGGTTGAGGCGTATATCGCCGACGTCATAGCCGCGGCGTTCCAGCGAGCGTGCGACACGGCGCGGTCCCATGATGTCGCGACGGCCATAATCGTCGCCCCAGCCTGGGCGGCGGTCCGGTCCGCCATCCCAATCGGGACGCGGTCCCGGATAAGGGCGCGGCGGACGGTAGCCGTCATCATCGTAATACTGAATCTGAACGCGCAGGCCGCTATCGGCTGCAAGGGAGGGGGTCGCAAAACCGGTCGCGACGGTGGCAAGTGCGGCAAAAGCGAGAACAGCTTTTCTCATAACCGTGATCCTTCAGTGAACCCGCTCTGCAGCAGGCATGGTGGGACATTAGCCCCAAGCGGCTGAACGCTCGCCAAAGATGGTGTTCATTTTGGGTTCATTGTGCGGCGGATCCCCAAAATGTAGGCCCCTATCGATCAGGAGTTGTTACGCCAAGTGACAGCCCGTGTAAGCCTGCGTTCCGCAGTCTTCACGTGCATGCGGCCTTGAAATGAAAAAGAACCGTTCCCAAATGAGTTTTGCGGTCGCCACATAGGGGCCGCCGGCATCAAGGAATTCGCCAATTAGGGAGTTTCGCCGCCTTGCATGATTCCGAATGCGCTTAGCGGATTTCGGAAAAGATCATGCTGAACAAGCATTATGTCGCTCTAAAGGAGGGCTAACACATGCGTCACGTAGATTTTTCCCCGCTCTATCGTTCCACGGTTGGTTTCGATCGGCTTTTCACCATGCTTGATACGCTCGCTTCGCCGGAAGGTAACCAGTCCTATCCGCCGTATAATATCGAGCGCACGGGTGAGAACACCTATCGCATAACCATGGCGGTTGCGGGTTTTTCCGAAAGCGAACTCGAAATCGAAGCGCATCGCAACCAACTGTCCGTCAAGGGCCAGAAGGCCGATGAAAATGCTTCCGATGTTGGCGAAGTTCTCTATCGTGGTATTGCCTCGCGTGCTTTCGAGCGCCGGTTCCAGCTTGCCGACTTCGTTGAAGTTGCCGGTGCGAGCCTGAAGAACGGTCTCCTGCACATCGATCTCAAGCGCGAGATTCCAGAACAGATGAAACCGCGCAAGATCGAAGTTACCAAGGCCGGCTCTGACGGCGCTCAGCAGATCGAGGCAAAGACTGCCCACTAATCGCGGATGAGCCTATAGAAATTAGCAAGGCGGCGCCCAAAGCGCCGCCTTTCTTATTTTTCGCAGACAATTAAAAGTTTCAGACGATCATATCGGCAAAACGGTCGACATCTTCTTCCGTATTGGCGAAACTCGTCACGAAGCGGGCGAAAATTTCGCCGTCGCTGATGCGGTTCACTTCCGAATGCGGCGGGTTCCAGTCGTAGAAGATTGCCCCGGCATTGCGCAGACGGTCATAGACCGACTGTTTCATGATGGCGAAGACCTCATTGGCTTCCGGTTTCCAGGCAAGGCGCATCTGGCTCGACGCATTGATATGACTGGCGAGGCGTGTTGCAAGCGCGTTCGAATGACGGGCCAGTTCAAGCCAGAGATCATCCTGCAGGTAAGCGTCAAACTGTGCTGCTACAAAACGCGTCTTTGAAAAGAGTTGTGCTGCGCGCTTGCGAATGAACGGCAGATCCTTGGCGCGTGCGGGGTCCATGAAGACAAGTGCTTCGGCGCACCAGCAGCCGTTTTTTGTGCCACCGAAGGAAACGATGTCCACGCCCTGTTTCCAGGTCATTTCTGCCGGCGTCATGTCCAGCGAAACAAGCGCGTTGGCAAACCGTGCGCCGTCCAAGTGCAGCGGCAGGCCGGCATCGCGGCAGATCTTGGAAATGGTGGCGATATGTTCGGGCTGGTAGAGCGTGCCGACTTCGGTCGCCTGCGTGATGCTGACGGCCATGGGCTGCCCGGCATGAACGAAAGCCGGGTTGAAGCGCTTCAATTCGCGCTTGAGAAGTTCAGGGTCGATACGGCCATGCGCACCGTCGATCGGGTGCAAACGTGCGCCGCCGGTAAAATATTCTGGCGCGCCGCATTCGTCCTCAATCACATGCGCCTCACGGTGCACCAGCGACACACCGCCCGGCCGGTTGACACTGGCGAGCGCCAGCGAGTTGGCCGCTGTACCGGTTCCGACAAAGAAGACTGCGACTTCACGCTCGAACAGTTCGTTGAACCGCTGTTCCACGCGCTTGTCGATTTCGCTGGCGCCATAGGCTGCCGCAAAACCCGCAGCATGTAACGAAAGGCTCTCGGCGATTTTTGGATGGGCGCCTGCCCAATTGTCTGACGCAAAGTGCACGTGTTCCTCCAGATGGGTTGAATAGGCTGTCGCACGGTCGATGTTTCTATAACCTGTCTGACAGAAGCGGTTAAGGCCCGGCTGGCGCGAAAAATGTCATCAATATGCCTAATTTTTAGGCAAGAAAGAGGTGAGCGAAAGCGCGCCAAACTGACGCAATGGCGGGTATACGCAATTAAAATCCAGTATAATAAGGGCTTTTGATATTTTATTACGGAAGATGCTGAGAAAAATTGCGTTTCCATCTTGTGAGGCAATTTGAATTCTGTCATACCTAATTAGGACAGCAATGCTGTCCAATTAAATACTGATGCGAACGGAAGCGACACAACGCTCTCCGGAAAGTTTCAGAAAAGAGGCGCCGTACTGGCAGGCACATAGTCTGGCGGTAACAGGCGCCCCGACCGCGACAGGAGGAATTCTAGTGCGCCATTTTCTGGTGGGCTGAGTGTCGTCTGTCCAAGCCTGATGAGAATAAGGCGCTAAACATCGTTCCTCGCACCGGTTTTGCCACTTGCCTGGAACCTCGTCCAACGCCTTGTCGAAAAGGCTTCCATATATTTTGAACAACGGCGAGATGGTTGTCACCAATCTCGGTATATACTGATCGCGCGCCTCGTGAAGAGGGCCAAACGGAGGGAATGACGATGACGCATTTGACGCCATCTGTATCGAATGTGGTTTCTCACAACGTACAGAACGAAAACGTCAAAGCTGCGACGACGGCTTCCACCCGAACGACGCGAAAAACCAAGGCGGCAGGCGTTCCACCAGCGCAAGGTCTCTACGATCCGCGTAATGAACATGATGCGTGCGGCGTTGGCTTTATTGCCCATATGAAGGGCAAGAAGTCGCATGAGATCGTGGAAAACGGCCTCAAGATGCTGGAAAACCTCACCCATCGCGGCGCCGTCGGCGCTGACCCGCTGATGGGTGACGGCGCTGGCATTCTCGTGCAGATTCCGGATCGCTTCTTCCGTGAGGAAATGGCGCGTCAGGGTATCGACCTGCCGCAGCCGGGCCATTATGCCGTAGGCTATCTCTTCATGCCGCGCGATGCGGAACTGCGCGCGCATATCGAAGAAATCGTCAAGGAAGTGATTGCCGCTGAAGGCCAAACCTTCATCGGCTTCCGTGAAGTGCCGGTCGACAACTCATCGCTGTCGAAGGCACTGGATATTGCCGCAACCGAACCGTTTCACGTTCAGGTCTTCATCGGACGTAATCCGATGCTGGAGACGGACGACGAGTTCGAGCGTCGTCTGTTCGTCCTGCGCAAGGTCATTTCCAACCGCATCTATCAGGAAAACGACGGTGACGATAAGGGCTTCTACATCGTTTCCATGTCGGCGCGCACGGTCGTTTATAAGGGCATGTTCCTGGCTTATCAGGTTGGCGCCTACTACAACGACCTGAAAGATCCGCGATTTGAAAGT
This genomic interval carries:
- a CDS encoding antifreeze protein, with protein sequence MRKAVLAFAALATVATGFATPSLAADSGLRVQIQYYDDDGYRPPRPYPGPRPDWDGGPDRRPGWGDDYGRRDIMGPRRVARSLERRGYDVGDIRLNRDTYFVRATRPNGRRVIVMVDAYSGRIVGERRPGGY
- a CDS encoding alpha/beta fold hydrolase; protein product: MSELLFETDANPNPHGIKAGLLEAKGGKTLRYAILKAETRPIRGTVVLLQGRNEFIEKYFETMTDLSARGFTVVTFDWRGQGGSHRLLKDRQRGYVRNFDDYCDDLDLILDQVALPDCPPPFYILGHSAGALVALSAMGRLTSRISRMVLCAPFMGLDGQRLSDDNVRRIASAFRWLGLGQVYASGGRRLASRPFAGNPLTSDPARFMRNMEIPRLHPDLALGGPTARWLWSALETARRINQPDFYKGPTVPVLIIAAGADRVVSTSVIERFVARTRNISLTTITGARHEMLQEVDFYREQLWAAFDAFIPGSSEVETMPETIEPAISGI
- a CDS encoding threonine aldolase family protein; amino-acid sequence: MHFASDNWAGAHPKIAESLSLHAAGFAAAYGASEIDKRVEQRFNELFEREVAVFFVGTGTAANSLALASVNRPGGVSLVHREAHVIEDECGAPEYFTGGARLHPIDGAHGRIDPELLKRELKRFNPAFVHAGQPMAVSITQATEVGTLYQPEHIATISKICRDAGLPLHLDGARFANALVSLDMTPAEMTWKQGVDIVSFGGTKNGCWCAEALVFMDPARAKDLPFIRKRAAQLFSKTRFVAAQFDAYLQDDLWLELARHSNALATRLASHINASSQMRLAWKPEANEVFAIMKQSVYDRLRNAGAIFYDWNPPHSEVNRISDGEIFARFVTSFANTEEDVDRFADMIV
- a CDS encoding Hsp20 family protein, with protein sequence MRHVDFSPLYRSTVGFDRLFTMLDTLASPEGNQSYPPYNIERTGENTYRITMAVAGFSESELEIEAHRNQLSVKGQKADENASDVGEVLYRGIASRAFERRFQLADFVEVAGASLKNGLLHIDLKREIPEQMKPRKIEVTKAGSDGAQQIEAKTAH
- the hisN gene encoding histidinol-phosphatase; the encoded protein is MLIDKAFFSEVAAAAAAETLPRFRQLTEIDNKYSVGFDPVTEADRAAERAIRAVIAGAFPNHGILGEEYGPENIDRSHVWVIDPIDGTRAFISGLPVWGTLVGLTIDGDAKAGMMSQPFTGELFYSDGNGAYLVRGGGEGTPRRLSVRKNAALADATMFTTTPALFKGESRKGFDRLEGAVRLSRYGVDCYAFAMLASGFADIVVEAGLQPYDIVALIPLIEQAGGVVTQRDGSPAEKGGDVVAAASPELHRAVLDLLNG
- a CDS encoding N-formylglutamate amidohydrolase yields the protein MSLERDFSLIPPFEICAPAEQRIPFVFNSPHSGRYYPHSFVEASRLDALSIRHSEDCYVDELFASATRLGAPLLKAHFPRAFLDVNREAYELDPRMFAEPLPPFVNSQSARVAGGLGTVPRLVGEGQLIYPGRIPLAEAFYRIEDLYKPYHHALDALLQSTREHFGYAVLIDCHSMPGGVRPGEVGSRPDFIVGDRFGRSCSERLTHAAIDLLQNLGYTVAHNKPYAGGFITEHYGRPAMACHALQIEINRSIYVNEQSLHKLAGFEALCADLHGFLSDLTSLPDDLFIAPPLAAE